A single window of Pseudarthrobacter defluvii DNA harbors:
- a CDS encoding pirin family protein has product MTNLEVSPQEELCPPAAEGTAGPCLQLWPEREVPLGGVRAMNVKRTLPQRGLPTIGAWCFLDSFGPDRTAMSVLPHPHIGLQTVTWPLAGHIRHRDSVGSDVVVRPGELNIMTAGHGVSHSEFAVLPAGGGQELPLQRGLQLWVALPDGDRHREPAFEQHRELPRAAGPGFTATVMVGELAGITSPATMYSPIVGADVSCEGAAVLPLNPAFEHGVLVLDGGLAVDGQDLPAGPLGYLGTGRSELRMQARPGTRFLLIGGEPFGEELLMWWNFVGRTHDEVEQARNDWEAQAGLPDAATAAARYGLVPGHGPDAGAEAGRIPAPPLPAVRLTPRKRSVG; this is encoded by the coding sequence GTGACCAACTTGGAAGTTTCACCCCAGGAAGAGCTGTGTCCCCCTGCCGCCGAAGGGACCGCAGGCCCGTGCCTGCAGCTGTGGCCTGAGCGCGAGGTGCCTTTGGGCGGCGTCCGCGCGATGAACGTCAAGCGGACGCTGCCGCAGCGCGGACTTCCCACGATCGGCGCCTGGTGCTTCCTGGACAGCTTTGGCCCGGACCGGACCGCGATGTCCGTCCTTCCGCATCCCCACATCGGGCTGCAGACGGTGACCTGGCCGCTGGCTGGGCACATCCGCCACCGCGACAGCGTGGGCAGCGACGTGGTGGTGCGCCCCGGGGAGCTGAACATCATGACTGCAGGGCATGGGGTCTCACACTCGGAGTTCGCGGTGCTTCCTGCCGGCGGCGGCCAGGAGTTGCCGCTGCAGCGGGGCCTGCAGCTGTGGGTTGCCCTTCCCGACGGCGACCGGCACCGGGAACCGGCGTTTGAACAGCACCGCGAGCTCCCGCGCGCTGCCGGCCCGGGCTTCACCGCCACCGTCATGGTGGGTGAACTTGCGGGAATAACATCGCCGGCAACCATGTACTCGCCGATAGTCGGGGCTGACGTTTCCTGCGAAGGCGCCGCAGTCCTCCCGCTGAACCCCGCCTTTGAGCACGGCGTCCTGGTGCTCGACGGCGGCCTGGCGGTGGACGGGCAGGACTTGCCTGCGGGTCCGCTGGGCTACCTGGGCACCGGCCGCAGCGAACTCCGGATGCAGGCGCGCCCGGGCACGCGGTTCCTGCTGATCGGCGGCGAGCCGTTCGGTGAGGAACTGCTGATGTGGTGGAACTTTGTGGGCCGCACCCATGACGAAGTGGAACAGGCGCGGAACGACTGGGAGGCGCAGGCCGGGCTGCCGGACGCGGCTACGGCTGCGGCACGTTACGGCCTGGTTCCCGGTCACGGCCCGGACGCCGGGGCAGAAGCAGGCCGCATTCCGGCTCCCCCGCTTCCCGCTGTCAGGCTGACGCCCCGCAAGCGGTCTGTCGGCTAG